The Mastomys coucha isolate ucsf_1 unplaced genomic scaffold, UCSF_Mcou_1 pScaffold14, whole genome shotgun sequence genome window below encodes:
- the LOC116088419 gene encoding transcription initiation factor TFIID subunit 4-like, giving the protein MRTPRRAGHFPPLPTAPTPPCAPVARGTKPRGRPTIRLWDPRGCATAPARPHRAFSVGPELSGRRPLPPADEPLGPASGPGSPYGGRGKPAQPSTGAARPADPQQAEGARVPTAARGTLGWPQPHAPLSCSPPPPAAAASTRALAPGPRCQPQPGRPASPAVPGLPGSAAHGAGSGGGNVNKSGFYSYLTLECRVHLLSARYQTPAAPSRVFSKAACANCVAEPSARAGALRRRRTQPALAPCAAAPWPPQR; this is encoded by the coding sequence ATGCGGACCCCGCGGCGGGCCGGCCACTTCCCTCCGCTCCCAACCGCGCCCACGCCACCCTGCGCCCCGGTGGCCCGGGGAACAAAGCCCCGCGGCCGCCCCACGATCCGGCTCTGGGACCCGCGGGGCTGCGCCACGGCTCCCGCGCGCCCCCACCGAGCCTTTTCGGTTGGCCCGGAGCTGAGCGGCCGCCGTCCGTTACCCCCCGCCGACGAGCCCCTGGGACCTGCCTCGGGTCCCGGGTCTCCGTACGGCGGCCGCGGGAAGCCCGCGCAGCCCTCAACCGGCGCCGCCCGCCCCGCGGACCCGCAGCAGGCCGAGGGGGCGCGGGTCCCCACCGCCGCCCGCGGCACGCTCGGCTGGCCCCAGCCCCACGCGCCGCTCTCCTGCTCGCCGCCACCGCCTGCAGCAGCTGCGAGCACCCGCGCCCTAGCCCCGGGGCCCCGGTGCCAGCCCCAGCCTGGCCGCCCGGCCTCCCCAGCCGTCCCGGGACTCCCAGGCTCCGCCGCGCACGGGGCCGGTTCTGGGGGAGGGAATGTAAACAAATCGGGGTTTTATAGTTACCTCACACTCGAGTGCCGTGTGCATCTCCTCTCCGCTCGGTACCAAACCCCGGCTGCACCCAGTCGTGTATTCTCCAAAGCCGCCTGCGCTAACTGCGTCGCGGAGCCTAGCGCGCGAGCCGGCGCTCTACGCCGGCGGCGCACTCAGCCTGCTCTGGCGCCCTGCGCAGCCGCACCCTGGCCGCCTCAACGCTAG